Proteins from one Cyanobacteria bacterium FACHB-DQ100 genomic window:
- a CDS encoding septal ring lytic transglycosylase RlpA family protein: MNQKLISGLTAALLCTSTVGATAALAESTPAASQGSTESETPRPSSPQATRRSVVKVGEQQPSQTRQTEESIAKIHSHEISGRKAATLYVRNIPVVTFLGEAHNSSTAVKVGEVQASPQAAKLKYGATTPVESSTQPRQNSSNSSADPIARATAIAARLNQLQRNGVDANQITVRWHQTKSGDQFLIEANKQTIVAVDPQTVLPNSTRDPGQDALQVANRLRRLFGNAAPLREISNRPNRAPQIAIGPIRLRMTGMASWYGPGFHGNMSASGERFNQNALTAAHRTLPFGTIVQVTNLDNGRTVSVRINDRGPFSGDRVIDLSAGAARVLGLIQSGVAPVRLEVRDSRRVASGN; encoded by the coding sequence ATGAACCAGAAACTGATTAGCGGTTTGACTGCCGCTCTACTGTGTACCAGTACCGTCGGTGCGACTGCTGCCCTAGCAGAGTCCACCCCGGCAGCCAGCCAAGGATCTACGGAGTCTGAAACTCCCCGACCGTCTTCCCCGCAAGCCACAAGGCGCAGCGTGGTGAAAGTCGGCGAACAGCAACCCTCACAAACCCGCCAAACCGAGGAGTCCATCGCAAAAATTCATTCGCACGAAATTTCTGGGCGCAAAGCCGCCACTCTTTATGTCCGCAATATTCCCGTTGTTACGTTCCTTGGCGAAGCTCATAACTCGTCCACCGCAGTGAAAGTCGGTGAAGTGCAAGCCAGCCCCCAAGCCGCGAAGCTCAAGTACGGTGCTACTACCCCGGTTGAATCCAGCACCCAGCCGCGCCAGAATTCCTCAAATTCATCTGCTGACCCGATCGCCAGAGCCACCGCGATCGCAGCCCGCTTAAACCAACTCCAACGTAATGGAGTCGATGCCAATCAAATCACGGTGAGATGGCATCAAACTAAATCCGGCGATCAGTTCTTAATCGAGGCAAACAAACAGACGATCGTCGCCGTCGATCCACAAACCGTTCTTCCCAATAGCACCCGCGACCCAGGGCAAGACGCACTGCAAGTTGCAAATCGTCTCCGTCGCCTATTCGGTAATGCTGCTCCCCTGCGCGAAATTTCCAATCGTCCAAATCGCGCCCCCCAAATTGCGATCGGCCCGATTCGTCTACGAATGACGGGCATGGCATCTTGGTATGGCCCAGGATTCCACGGCAACATGAGCGCCAGCGGTGAGCGATTTAACCAGAATGCACTCACTGCGGCACATCGGACGCTTCCGTTTGGCACCATCGTGCAAGTGACCAATCTCGATAACGGGCGTACCGTTTCTGTCCGCATCAACGATCGCGGACCGTTCTCCGGCGATCGGGTCATCGATTTATCTGCCGGTGCGGCTCGTGTTCTCGGCTTGATTCAAAGCGGCGTTGCTCCCGTCCGCCTTGAAGTCCGGGATTCGAGACGGGTTGCATCGGGTAACTAG
- a CDS encoding phosphoribosylformylglycinamidine cyclo-ligase: protein MDYREAGVDVEAGRAFVDRIRDSVRRTYRSEVLGGLGGFSGLFQLPSGYQEPVLVSGTDGVGTKLKLAHQLDVHHTVGIDLVAMCVNDVLTCGAEPLFFLDYVATGKLLPEQLASVVEGIAEGCEAAGCALLGGETAEMPGFYQPNEYDLAGFCVGIVEKSRILDGSQVKVGDVAIALPSSGVHSNGFSLVRKIVIDRGFDWSDRPSGLSGATLGEVLLTPTQIYVKPILAALKAGLEIHGMAHITGGGLPENLPRCLAENQAIEIDPNQWQIPPIFHWLATEGKVAPNAMFNTFNMGVGFVVIVPGESVDRTVEFFNSQGLNAAAIGTVIPGAGELLGLPE, encoded by the coding sequence ATGGATTATCGGGAAGCAGGGGTTGATGTTGAAGCGGGACGGGCGTTTGTCGATCGCATTCGCGATTCTGTTCGGCGCACCTACCGTTCCGAGGTTTTAGGCGGCTTGGGGGGATTCAGTGGCTTGTTTCAATTGCCGTCTGGATATCAAGAGCCTGTCCTAGTGTCGGGAACAGATGGCGTTGGGACGAAGCTGAAATTGGCACATCAACTTGACGTTCATCACACGGTTGGCATCGATTTGGTGGCGATGTGTGTGAATGATGTCTTGACTTGTGGCGCTGAGCCATTGTTTTTCCTGGATTACGTCGCCACAGGGAAACTACTGCCAGAGCAGCTTGCTTCTGTAGTAGAAGGAATTGCAGAAGGGTGTGAGGCGGCGGGATGTGCGCTGCTTGGCGGTGAAACGGCGGAGATGCCAGGGTTTTATCAGCCGAATGAGTATGATCTAGCTGGATTTTGTGTGGGAATCGTTGAGAAAAGCCGGATTTTGGACGGGTCGCAGGTCAAGGTTGGAGATGTGGCGATCGCGCTTCCAAGTTCAGGGGTACATAGTAACGGGTTTAGCTTGGTGCGGAAGATTGTGATTGATCGTGGATTTGATTGGAGCGATCGTCCTTCTGGATTGAGTGGTGCAACGCTCGGAGAAGTTTTGCTTACGCCGACTCAAATTTACGTGAAACCGATTCTTGCTGCGTTGAAGGCAGGACTTGAAATTCATGGCATGGCTCATATTACCGGAGGCGGTTTGCCTGAAAATTTACCTCGCTGTTTGGCTGAAAATCAAGCGATTGAAATTGACCCAAATCAATGGCAAATTCCACCCATTTTTCATTGGTTAGCAACTGAAGGGAAAGTCGCACCCAATGCGATGTTTAATACCTTTAATATGGGAGTTGGATTCGTGGTTATTGTTCCGGGCGAAAGTGTCGATCGAACCGTGGAGTTTTTCAACTCGCAAGGATTAAACGCTGCTGCAATTGGAACCGTAATTCCGGGAGCGGGTGAGTTATTAGGATTGCCTGAATAA
- the rsmA gene encoding 16S rRNA (adenine(1518)-N(6)/adenine(1519)-N(6))-dimethyltransferase RsmA codes for MPKARKQFGQHWLKSEKALNKIVSSAELTENDRVLEIGAGTGILTRQLIAQAQAVVAVEIDRDLCPILVQKFGKFENFLLLQGDFLTLEIDPLLEPFPPFQSPRKVVANIPYNITGPILEKLLGTIAAPNPNPFESIVLLLQKEVALRICANSNSSHYGALSIRVQYLADAEFICDVSAKAFSPPPKVDSAVIRLRPRAIEHPATDPKKLETLIKLGFSSRRKMLRNNLKSVVELEPLNALLQSLEINPQARAEDLSIRQWIDLSNAFSLDKLAHNIP; via the coding sequence GTGCCAAAAGCAAGAAAACAATTTGGTCAGCACTGGTTAAAAAGCGAAAAAGCTTTGAACAAAATTGTCAGTTCTGCAGAATTGACAGAAAACGATCGTGTTCTGGAAATTGGAGCAGGAACCGGGATTTTAACGCGGCAATTGATTGCTCAAGCTCAGGCAGTTGTGGCAGTGGAAATCGATCGAGATTTGTGCCCAATCCTAGTGCAAAAATTCGGCAAGTTTGAGAATTTCCTATTGCTTCAAGGTGATTTTCTCACGTTAGAGATTGACCCATTGCTGGAGCCATTTCCACCGTTTCAAAGTCCTCGAAAAGTTGTAGCCAATATTCCCTACAACATTACAGGGCCAATTTTGGAGAAGCTACTGGGCACGATCGCAGCTCCAAATCCAAACCCGTTTGAATCGATCGTTCTGTTGCTACAAAAAGAAGTAGCGCTGCGAATTTGTGCAAACTCAAATTCATCGCATTACGGGGCATTATCCATTCGAGTTCAGTATTTAGCAGATGCCGAATTTATTTGTGATGTTTCAGCAAAAGCATTTTCGCCGCCGCCAAAAGTAGACTCCGCAGTAATCCGGTTGCGCCCAAGAGCGATCGAGCATCCTGCCACAGATCCAAAAAAACTAGAAACCTTGATCAAACTTGGCTTTTCAAGTCGGCGTAAGATGCTGCGAAACAATTTGAAAAGCGTGGTTGAACTTGAGCCGCTAAATGCTCTTCTTCAATCCTTAGAAATCAATCCACAAGCGAGGGCTGAAGATTTAAGCATAAGGCAATGGATCGATTTGAGTAACGCGTTTAGCCTGGACAAACTCGCTCATAATATACCTTAA